The genome window GGGGTCAGGGTTGACCTGTGCGTTCAAACAGAGCAACAAAGTAGATCTCGGCGCAACACCTTCCAACCGTAATGATGTGCGGTCCAAAAAATATACCACACTGTAGTAAAAACTTCTATAAGTTGATTTAATCGAAGAAAATGCATTTTTTCTATTCGAGGCGACCTGTAACGGCCAAAAAGTTGACCTTAAAGTGTATATAGGGTAAGCAGCTATTCAAGCGGGCTCTATCCCCTGCTTCAAAACAACCAATCAGCAATCGTTTAAAATGCACGATATCCCTGCTGTTTGCCCATGAACCAATAAACACTTGTTTAAAAGCGAATACCCCTGCGAGTACCCACTTCCGACGTCCTGAACATAACAAACTGATGATAGGCGCTAGATCGCAACCAAAGTTAATCCGTATTCTCGCGTCGTGTTCGGCACCAATCGCCACCCTTGTTAAAATGTGATAACTCCTCCTACGAGTTGTGTGATTCGCAACTGCCGTTATTTCTAATTTAACTTAAACACGTAATTAGACTTATTCGGAGAGTCAGCCTCGCAATTGAAATAAAGAAGGGGAGCTGCAATCATGGCGGAAAAGATGAATGATCAAGTCAAAGGAAGCAAGTTCTTCGTTAAGTATGGGTCGTCGAGCCTTCACAAACCCATACAAGATCGAAAGCGAAAGCGAGCGGGCTAGGAATCGGCGCCGTCGACAACAGCAGAAACATCGAAGCCTGGTTCGTCAGGAGTGTCCTGCTTACCCTGGTATCCGCGTGATCAACTCTGTGCATGGCCAGGTGCCACCTGAGGATGCGTCGCGTAACGGTTTGATGCACACTGGCACTGCAATTACTTTGCCAGCGCGCCAGACAGTACCTTCTGCTCCCGCCTTGGCTATAAACGTGCGTGCAGAAGCTAGGCCTTCAGTATGCGTTGATGAACATCCGCCGTCTTATCCAACGGCCTCTGATAGCACCGATGATCAGGCAGTTCCTTCACTCACGGGTCAGCCGACAGAAACGAGACATGATGCGGAACAGGTCGCAGCGCACATCGACGCGCCACCAAGACTACGACCTTGGTCTGCACNNNNNNNNNNNNNNNNNNNNNNNNNNNNNNNNNNNNNNNNNNNNNNNNNNNNNNNNNNNNNNNNNNNNNNNNNNNNNNNNNNNNNNNNNNNNNNNNNNNNCGTTCAGAGATACCGCAACCGATTGCATCGACTACGGATTCCGCCAACACTACCCTCTGTCGCACGTACGGATAGACTACCCTCGATACCTTCGAGAGAGTCCAACTCAGGCGCGATGATCGATGATCACCAATCTCAGTCCATCACCAGGGCATCGGGCCCTTCAGCGTCTACGCGTCGTGGACGGGCAGATCCACAGACATGCCCGGCACGCTCATGCACTGGCTCTTCACGATATCCCTCTGGGCCCATTGCCTCGGACGTCGGTGGAAACCGCAATGAGACgctcgatggcttcattgAAGCCCTCCAGCATCAAGACACTGAGTCGAACCCCGATTTTCTCGACCTGCATGAGATTGCGTATGACCAGGCTTTTCGAATCTTCTTCCATTCCAAGTGTAATTGTACGTCTTGCCGTATCTCCGAAAAGGCTACTGAATAGCATATACTGACAAGAACACTTGGTTCAGGTGAAAATGAATTTGAGGTCAATGAGCCAGAGCATACTTTTTCCCTTCGAGAGAGCGTGCAGTACCTACAAAGCTCCCTACCTCCTCTACCGACGGTTTTTGGTGAAGCTGGATCTTATGATCCCGGCAGCTCTTTCCGACAGTGGGGGGACTTCCTGTCAAACAAGCCCAGCCACCCGCTTTCGTTCCGCAAATCGCAGATGCAACTTCTCCTCGAGAACGAACCAGAGTTGGTTCTGTGTAGACAATGGGATATTGACAGCATTTGGCTAGGGGCTACAGGTCTGCAAGCAATTCGACCTCCCAACAACTTCCGCCTATCTTTTCTACCCTCTCTCGCCCTAAACCTATCATGCGACCAGGTGATTCAACCTCATGGGCTGGACCTGGCCAAAACAAGGCATATCAAGTTTGGTGCTTTTAACACACATAGTGTACATTTTTCGgtctttctctttttcccTTGTGCGGCCCCTGATTCAACCTCAGCCACTCGGAATGCTCTGTCCCTTGAGCGTCAAAAAGATCTTTATGatcacatcatcatcccGGCAGCTTGTGAGGCCATATCCGATCCTTGCCGCCAGGAAATACCACGAACGTACGACATAGCGTATGCGAAGTCTCGTTCGTTCCAAGAAAAGCCAGGAAATAATCGATGGAGGCCTGATGATGTCAACAGGGCAGTCCATCTGCAATATACGATCCCGGCGGAAGACCTTACTCTTTTCTGGACTCTGGTAGTCAGCAAAGCAGATGAATTCCAGCTCACGACCAAGAGCGGAGAAACTGTGCCATACTTCAAGGGTCCTAGGTATTATTCACAGGCGATTCATCATAAATCGGCCACCAAAATGGATAATTTCGCTTAAATCTTTAGGGTGAATCGTTAGAGGCTCGATCGGGTAGTTAATTGGTTgaaaataaccccaaccctACTACAATGATTACCGCGAACATTGCGACGCAATGCACATGTTCTGGTCCGTGCACGCTAGACGTCTCTCCAATTTCCCCAGAGTTGCGTCGTAATACACACTTTTCGTCCGTGCACGCTTTCAGGGTTCGCGGAGCTACGGTGGAACCCCTATTTTTTCTCCATCATCAGACAACGTTgactttcctttcctttccgACGAAGCTGAAGTTTCGAAGAACATTCGATACGTGTTTGCAACTGCCTCACCCTAGGTCACCCTCGCCCCTTTCGTTTCTTTCAAGCCCTCTTTCCGTGAGGCCTTAGAAACATATTCATATTAGAGCTCGACGATGAGTTTTGCAACGCCTGGATTTGATGTTCTCAACCGACTTGCTCTTCGCATCGACCCAGATGCAAAGGTGTTGATTTGCTGCCGGTCAACCTGTCGATACGCACTATCCGTGAAAGGATCTGCTGTTACCACGCACCTGAGAGTAAAGCACCAGGTTGAACATGGTGAGCGTAAGGGCTTAACCGAATTCCTCAAAGGTCTGGGCCAGTCATATCTGGGTGATCCCAGTGCTGCACCGCTCCCCAAAGACGGCTGCTCGGAACATCCTGACTTGCGCGTCTACGAGGGGTATGCCTGCCGGAAATGCCCACTCCGTACCACCAACTTCTCGTCTCTAACGCGCCATATTTCCACTCAGTATTTCCAAGGTCAGCCTCCCGGAAAGCGCGAGCTAGATGAATTTTACGATGAGGTATGGCTACAGGCATGGACAGCGGGGTCAAACCAGTCTCGAAGGTATTGGATTGTTAGTCGTGGTGGTCTTGCTACACGGACCAGTGATGCTATCCAAGCTCATCTCGCATCTATTAAAGAGCAAGAACGACTTTCGAACTCCGGTAAAGACACACCAACCCACACGGAATCAGGAGGCATGAGAACAAACAGCCAAGGAGACCTTCTTAGATTTGAAGAGCAGACCCTATAGATCGAAAGGACAGGTTGGGATAAGATATATCACGGAAAGAGTCGAGATGTACTTGCTGCCCTTGCGGCATCATCTTTCTCTCGAGGCGCTGggcctcatcttcttggtcgcCAAGGGACCGACGGTTTTCACGAAGACATTTTCAGCACTATGGAAGACGAACGAAAGATTGCAGCTGTTCTCGAAGCGTTAGACGTGCTTCTGGATCGATGTGAGGAAACCGCTCGTAAAACGAGTAGAAGTATCCTCTGTTGGCTCAGAAGCACGCATGCTCTAGCGTGCTACCTAAAACCTTTCATCCTCGTACATCACCCCTCAAGTAGGAGAAAGTACCGAGTGCTTTTCAAACGCTGTCTTCTGCTCATTTTCCGATCATATCGCATGGACCCAGACACTCGGGACAGGCTCACGGGCATCCGGTTCAAGAGAAAGCAGTTTCGGTTTCTTGAGGCAATATGGAACCATGAATCACTATCTGATCTTGACGCCCAATCACCTCGTACACGGCTATCCTTGCCTGGAACTGAGGAAGACTCCTTGGGTGGATTTATGCAGCGATGTCTTTCGCATAACTACTCCGAGGATGAACgtgaagatgacgacgaggaggatgttACAGAAAGTTCTGAAGAAGATTGCGAGTACTAAAGCGATGAGAGCCAAGTTATGCGACATACTGGGAACGAGGAACCAAGGGGAGATGAACAAGTATCGCAGGAGCTCATAGAACTGCTGTTCGGTCTGAGTTTGTTGCTATGTACCGAACAAGTAACTAATGGTCAACCTAGTTCTACTCTGCTAGTTTTCTTTAGTAGAATCCTAGGATTCTCTTTATCTTTAGAGACGTTTCTTCCAGCGAAGTCATATACGCCTTACCTCTCAGGCTTGTTATATATTCAGCGCTTATTGTTCCTTGAGATGGCGCTCCCCCTTTGTGACTACCCCACTCTGGAGCTATTGCAGCGTCCACGGACAAAACAATTGGAAAGGCTCGAAGTCGTGAGAAAGAAATACATGGTAATAGGGTTGCAGTCGGCTTTTAAAGAAATGATTAGTCTTTGCAGCTATGGCCGAGTTATTACATGATCGGAGTCACTAGCGTTCCTGCTGCGTTGGAGTGAAGATGGCCAGACTGTGCATTGCGGAGATCTCTTTCATATTAGTATGGCTGAATTTCGACTCTTGAGTAAATACATTGTTTAGCAAATGGATATGCTTAGAGAAGAATTAATGTTTGGATAGGGCCGCTTTATCGACTTAAGCCGACTAAAGGACGACCTTAGGAACGCCGAAAAGGGCTTTTCTTTCGAAACACATTAAGAAAATAACATAGATAATGCATACCTTTAACTATGCGAGCGTGCCTGCTCTGTTCGTCGTGGAGGCCTGACCGTCAAGGGAAACTGGAATCAGAAAGCAGTCTTCAAGTATATCCGAGCAGAGGAGGCGTTGTGTGAGTACTTGAGCCTGGGGCTCTACCATCCATGTGGATAAAGTCCGAGATGGCCCGACCTCTTAAGCTTAACCTGTGTTAACGGGGAGTGGGGCATGAGAGGAATATTTGTCTACAATGGATCCATGATCTATCTGGTACGACATCACAAAGCAAAGAGGTCGACGAATAGGGAATTTGTCGTGGTTCGATTTTTGCCAGCTGAACTTGGCCAAACTTTATGTCAGTACCTTGTCTTTATTCGGCCGTTTGTTGATCTACTGGATCGCCAGTGCCATCTGGGATTTAGTGAACGAGGACGAAGTTCTCCCCTCCTGTTCCGCGTGCGGACAATATCGGGGCCGAAGCCTTGGCCGTCTGGGCGTCTGACCACGATTCTCAAATCGGCGACGTCAAAGCTGTGGAACAAGCCTGTGAACTCTCAACTGTTTCGCCAACTATGCATCGGCATTACCGAGAAACACGTTCGCGAGATTCACCAGCCTTTCAATCGCTTCGATGATGTTAGCGAGAATGCCGACCGCAATGTCATATTTGCGTGGCAGAGTGGACACCGCCCGCTCCAGCGAGCAACAACATACGGTCTTGACGGGGCGTTCCCGACAGCATTACAGCCACAGCTGCTCGAGTCATACGAATGGGCCTCTACTCGCTGGCATGAGTTCTTACATCTGCCCAGTAAAAGTAATCCGCCATCAACACCAGACACAGCCAGCCCTTTGTCGCTCGGCCAGCATCTTCAGACTCAGCAAGGGGGTAGGACGTTAGGAAGCACTTCAGcctcgtcctcatcaaaGCAAAGGACACTCCAGTCTGCGAATCGATTACACGAGTCCGTTGATGTAAGAAATGGGAGAAGTTCACCTGTGTCCAGCCTGTGTGGGGCAGAGAGCACATTACCTTCCTTGCCAATTCAGCAAAGCAGTCCAGACGACGACAATGGGCCTGAACGAAGGATGGATTTTACCCGGCAAAGAACGTATCCCTACTCGCCAATCAGATCAACTCCGCAACGACCAGCCAAAAAGAGACGACTCAATGGACATACTCCCATGCCACGTCATCCAAGCTTCAGtctttcttggccttctATCGATTCCAGAACAAATGAGGGAAAAGAGTCTGCAGGCTATTGGGATGTTGAACCATTGTTCGGGTCCCTTGCCGCAGAGCTGAGCCTTTATCAAAACGCAGAAAGACATATTTTATTGAAGCTCGTCAATACCAATATGAAGAATAGAAAGATGGGTAGATCTCTAGAGTATCGACTGGATGACGTACACAAGACATTCCAGTGGTGGCAAACTGTTGGTTGCGAAGTCTGTTTTGTCGTCACCGGTAAGATATGCCCGGACCATACCCTAAGCACATGCTCTATGCCAGTGGTTGGGCATAAGGCAAGGCTGATCCTGCAATGGCTTGAAGGCCTCTCCATTCCGGGTTCGCTGCAGGGAAAAGGCACGTGTAGCTTCTGTACACATACATTCCAGGTTTGCGGGCAAATTGGCATCGAACTGCAACGGGAAAAAGCGAAGCTACTGAAAAACAAGCTATTTCAACTGGGTAACGACAGTCAATGTGAACGGAGGCCAGTCATCAGAAGAGCTATAGCTGCTCTTTGTGCGTATGACAATCAGTCCCTTGGGAGGCTCGTCGCCAAGATTGCATCTGAGAACGATGAGGTGGCCTTGAGTGCCGAGGACCAGGCTCGGGCTTGGTTTGAGGCACAGATCCCTTTTAACAACAGCTGGATCCCAAGACTGCTTTTCGTATTTGAGATCCTCACGCTAGCATTGTATATCCGTAAAAACCGCCAGGATGGTCTTCCACCGTTTCATGGATTTCCGTCCCAAGTTCCTGGGCTTACAATACCGGTAGCCCGGGACTCTTATTGGACGGCCAACCATGAGCCAGAAGTCAGTAGATGGAAGGCTACCATGGACTGGTGGAGCGGAAAATGTAGTTACTGCGCTGGTCAAGGTCTCAGCGGTTCAGACATCCTTCACAGGCTCAGAGAATGTAGCCGAGGTGGGGCAGCCCAGATATCTAGACGAATAGGTCTCAGCCTCTACCGAAAGTGGAAAGCACCGCATACATCCTGCAACAAATGCTACCTGCCGAGAGAGATGTGCGCAAGATGGACGAAGAACCACAATAACGACTGGGTAGAAGCAGCCAATTGGACCTGCCAGTACGACCGGTATTTGGCACGTGACACGATGATTGGTCTTTTTCAGTGTGGGCGAGACGATTTGAAGAGGTCTTTACTCGATTCCGTGCTTGATTATCAAGCAAACATAGGACGAGTACCATCGGATTGCGATGATTCCGTAGCGCCGTTCCTCATGAGAGAGATCACTATTGCAGGGTTACGAGGCGTTGAGATATTCCGGCAAATCATGATTTTGACGAGAATGTTATGGTGTGGGTATGAAGGTTAATACGGCACAAGGGTGTGAACTCCTCTCCTACCAATATATAAGTGGCCTAGCAGAGCCCATGCCAAACGACCAAACCCCCTACTACGTAATAACTACCAAACTTGAAGTGTCAAAGTAAGACTTTAATATTTTCCATTCCGCTTGCCATGGAGTACTTTACATACGAGTCAGAACTCCGGCTTCTCTGCTGCCGCATATGCCAGACCATGGTTACGCGGAAGCAAGTAAAGCTACATCTTCGCAGTGCTCCGCATAGTCTTAACAGTCAGGAGATCAGTCTTGCGCAAGAGTGGGCATCTAAGCATGATATCTTTGAGGGTCAGCTATTGGCCCACGCTAATCTACCACCCAGGCCCGATAATGCACCGCCAATCGCAGCTTTAGGTCCGACAGGCACAGGAGGTATTCGGTGTAGGTTTATCCCAGAGCGAAGCACGTCGTCTCGGCCCAATTGCCCATATGTGGGCGCAGAGTTAAGGCGGATTCGAGAACATCTCAGGGTTAAGCATAattagggttagggttaggatagggttatATTAGGCTATGGAAAGCTATCTTGCTCAGgtgctatttatataaggatTTATAAAGACtataaaaagagataaataaaGGAGATAAAAGGGAGATTAGAaggataataagaaaaggatagagagataaaagagatataaatataagaagGATAGATAGGAATATAGGTAAGGTATGGATAGGAAATAGGAAAGAGATAGAGATAGGAAAGAGATAGAGATAGGAAAGAGATAGAGATAGGAAAGAGATAGAGATAGGAAAGAGATAGAGATAGGAGGGAGATAGAGGTAAAGGAAAATAGGGAAAAGAGATAGATTTAAAAAGGAAGATAGGTTAGGAAGATAG of Fusarium oxysporum f. sp. lycopersici 4287 supercont2.69 genomic scaffold, whole genome shotgun sequence contains these proteins:
- a CDS encoding uncharacterized protein (At least one base has a quality score < 10); translation: MGRRAFTNPYKIESESERARNRRRRQQQKHRSLVRQECPAYPGIRVINSVHGQVPPEDASRNGLMHTGTAITLPARQTVPSAPALAINVRAEARPSVCVDEHPPSYPTASDSTDDQAVPSLTGQPTETRHDAEQVAAHIDAPPRLRPWSAVQRYRNRLHRLRIPPTLPSVARTDRLPSIPSRESNSGAMIDDHQSQSITRASGPSASTRRGRADPQTCPARSCTGSSRYPSGPIASDVGGNRNETLDGFIEALQHQDTESNPDFLDLHEIAYDQAFRIFFHSKCNCENEFEVNEPEHTFSLRESVQYLQSSLPPLPTVFGEAGSYDPGSSFRQWGDFLSNKPSHPLSFRKSQMQLLLENEPELVLCRQWDIDSIWLGATGLQAIRPPNNFRLSFLPSLALNLSCDQVIQPHGLDLAKTRHIKFGAFNTHSVHFSVFLFFPCAAPDSTSATRNALSLERQKDLYDHIIIPAACEAISDPCRQEIPRTYDIAYAKSRSFQEKPGNNRWRPDDVNRAVHLQYTIPAEDLTLFWTLVVSKADEFQLTTKSGETVPYFKGPRYYSQAIHHKSATKMDNFA
- a CDS encoding uncharacterized protein (At least one base has a quality score < 10), giving the protein MSFATPGFDVLNRLALRIDPDAKVLICCRSTCRYALSVKGSAVTTHLRVKHQVEHGERKGLTEFLKGLGQSYLGDPSAAPLPKDGCSEHPDLRVYEGYACRKCPLRTTNFSSLTRHISTQYFQGQPPGKRELDEFYDEVWLQAWTAGSNQSRRYWIVSRGGLATRTSDAIQAHLASIKEQERLSNSGKDTPTHTESGGMRTNSQGDLLRFEEQTL
- a CDS encoding uncharacterized protein (At least one base has a quality score < 10), which encodes MEDERKIAAVLEALDVLLDRCEETARKTSRSILCWLRSTHALACYLKPFILVHHPSSRRKYRVLFKRCLLLIFRSYRMDPDTRDRLTGIRFKRKQFRFLEAIWNHESLSDLDAQSPRTRLSLPGTEEDSLGGFMQRCLSHNYSEDEREDDDEEDVTESSEEDCEY